Within Meles meles chromosome 19, mMelMel3.1 paternal haplotype, whole genome shotgun sequence, the genomic segment GACTCGAATCACCCAGGTCCCCCAACATGTGGCCTTCGGTACCCGGCTTCCTTAGCGTGAcgctttcaaggttcatccatgtcgtgGTGTGTCAGCGCATTTCCTAGCTGGGTAGTACATCACTGTGTGGATAGATCACGTTTCGTTATTCATTCATCAACTGGTGACTCCTCAGGTTGTGTCCATCTGCTGGCGATCTCAAGTAACACTGTCAGGAAGATCTGTGAACAAGTGGTCTGTGCGGACGTTTGTTTTGTCCTGAGCGGACGCCCAGCTCATCTTCCCAAgcctcattgtgtttttgatttgcgTTCCCCTGACGGCTGACCACGTGGAGCATCCCTTTAGATGCCTTACGTGCTTATCTTATTGGCTACCTGTATCTtagagaaatgtctcttcagatcctttgcctattttttttttttaagattgattggttggggggcgcctgggtggctcagtgggttaagccgctgccttcgcctcaggtcatgatctcagggtcctgggatcaagtcccacatcgggctctctgctcagcggagggcctgcttccctctctctctctccgcctgcccctctgcctacttgtgatctctttctgtcaagtaaataaataaaatctttaaaaaaaaaaaaaagattggttggtttgagagagagcacaggagggagggacagaaggagagggagtcttaagcagactccgcaccaagtatggagcctgacgcagggcaggacttgagatcacaacctgagctgagaccaacagttggatgcttaaccgactgagccacccaggtgcccctcctttgtttacttttaaatcgtggtatctttttattattgagttgtaaggggtgtttaattttttttaaagattttatttatttatttgacagagagagatcacaagcaggtagagagagaggaggaagcaggctccctgccaagcagagagcccaatgcggggctctatcccaggaccctgggatcatgacccgagctgaaggcagaggctttaacccactgagccacccaggcgcccctaattttttttttttagatttttaaaactttatttgagagaaagcaagcaccagtggggggcagagggagagggagaagcacactgagaagggagccggatgtaggactcgatcctaggaccccgagatcatgacctgagctgaaggcaggcacataactgactgagccatccgtGTCCCTGTTTAGATATTTTAGATGAAAACTTCtaacatatatattttgcaattattttctcccattggtgggttgtcttttcacttttatttttaaagatttatttatttatttgacagagaaatcacaagtaggcagagcagaggcttaacccactgagccacccaggtgcctgtcttttcactttcttgatagtgtcctttgaagcacaagagcttttatttttcttttagagattttatttttaagccatctctatacccaatgtggggcttgaactgacaaccccACACTGgagggactgagccagccatggaCCCCTCAGAAGTTCTTAatttgggggcacgtgggtggctcagggggttaataagcctctgcctttggctcgggtcatggtctcaggatcccgggTTGGAGCCCTGccttaggctctctgcttggcagggagcctgcttccccctctctctatgcctgcccctctacttgtgatctctctgtcaagtaaataaataaaaccttaaagttCTTCATTTTGATCAAGTTCAAATTCATCCACcatttttccttttgctgcttCTGCTTCCTGAGTCCGCTTTTGAGCCATAGGTGATGGAGAGCCCTGGCCCCTCTCTCCATGCGGATTCCATGTTGAGAAACAGTCACCGCTCTGTGGACTCTGGATTGGTGACACTCAAATCCTAGTTTACTCAGCtccaaccttgggcaagttaaacGTTTTgtgcctgttttctcatctataagatGGGTGTCAGACTCAACTATGTAAATTCATGTCAGGTGCTCCCAACAGTGTCTGGCGCGGTACTGATGTCTGCTCTCATCACTGTGGTGCTTGCAATCATATTGTCGCAGCTATGACTTTGTTGCTGCTGTTGCCATACAAGCATCCCCTATCATTGTCCTCGATGCTGTACTGTTCCACCTTTCAGGGTGAGTAATGAACCACCCATTTGCCAGATGAGGCCACCACGGCCGAGGGAGCACGCCTGGCCGAGGAGCCCACCTTTCCTGGCACCCCCCTGACGCGGCTGCCCGCTTCTCGTCTCCGCAGGTTCGGGGCGCCCGCCCCCCACTAGGACAAGTGGAGGGGGTGCCCCCGCCCAATGGGCTTGGCCAGGGCCCTGCGCCGCCTTAGCGGCGCCCGGGAGCCCAGGGAGGGCCGCGCCGgcgatgaggaggaggaggccggGCCGGGGCTGTGCCGCAACGGGTGGGCGCCGTCGCCGGCGGGGCGGCGCCGCGGGCGCTTCGTCAAGAAGGACGGGCACTGCAACGTGCGCTTCGTGAACCTGGGCGGCCAGGGCGCGCGCTACCTGAGCGACCTGTTCACCACGTGCGTGGACGTGCGCTGGCGCTGGATGTGCCTGCTCTTCTCCTGCTCCTTCCTCGCCTCCTGGCTGCTCTTCGGCCTGGCCTTCTGGCTCATCGCCTCGCTGCACGGCGACCTGGCCGCCCCGCCACCGGCGGCACCCTGCTTCTCGCAGGTGGCCAGCTTCCTGGCCGCCTTCCTCTTCGCGCTGGAGACGCAGACGTCCATCGGCTACGGCGTGCGCAGCGTCACCGAGGAGTGCCCGGCCGCCGTGGCCGCCGTGGTGCTGCAGTGCATCGCCGGCTGCGTGCTCGACGCCTTCGTCGTGGGCGCCGTCATGGCCAAGATGGCCAAGCCCAAGAAGCGCAACGAGACGCTCGTGTTCAGCGAGAACGCCGTCGTGGCGCTGCGCGACCGCCGCCTCTGCCTCATGTGGCGCGTGGGCAACCTCCGCCGCAGCCACCTGGTCGAGGCGCACGTGCGGGCCCAGCTGCTGCAGGTGGGAGCCATGGGGTGGAAGGGTCCGCCCAGGGGCAGGACGAAGGGGCCCGCCGCGGGGGTATGGTGGGAGATGTAGGCCTGAGGGTGAGGTTGGGCGCTGGCCTGGCTGGCGCGTGGACTACAATTCCCAGCAGACATGAGGGCAGGAATGCTCTAGTCCCCATTGTGGCCCGACGCTCCTTCCCGGATCAGTTATAGGAGGTAGAAACCCAAGATAGAGGTCTGTGACCAGTGCTAACCGGAGACCTTGGCTTGAAACAGATCTTGAGACATAAAGAGCTTCGTGTGACTTGAGGATGGGCCCCCAATCGGATTGTGGGATATCAAGACCTGTGGAGGCAGCACCTGGCCTGTTAAGGTTCTGAACTACAATTCCCAGAAGCCTCTGTGGGCAGGGGACCCGTTCCAAAGGGATAGTCTGAGCCAATGACGTCGTTCTGTGGGTGGCTGTACACCACGGCTCGGGTTTACACTCACCAACCCACACAGTGGTACCTAGAGGGGCCTATGACTTGAGGCTAGGCCCCATGGGATTGTGGGAGATGTAAGCCCAAGGATGGGGTGCAGGTCACACCTGCAGAAGAGCTGTGGAAGGCAGTTCTCAGTGGCCCAGCCGGCCTCACCAGCCTCCtgctcagggaagtacagggCTGGAAAACACCATTGAATTGTACCTTATCGCCAAGACAGTCAAAACAACTATGACCCCCCCTTGGCACCTGGGGTAGCAGCTCCCTCTGGTACCCCGAAGAAGGCGCCTTAGTGTTTCTCTAGAATTGTGATCAAACCGCCCAAAGTCTGGGGCAGTAGCTGTCCTTGCCCAGGTAGAGACACTTAAGAACCCTGGGGTAAGGTTGGAGTTTGGTGAGAGGGAGGACAGGATGGTGGTGGGAACTACAACTCCCAGCAGCATCTGGGGGCTCCTTCTGGATTCATGACTAGGATTCATGAATAGGAGAGACACTCTCTCTTCTGGGAGTCTGTGGGGCGCTGACATTGGGGGGGTGGTGTAGGTGGAAAACTACCAATATCTGGCCTGGGGACTGCATTGTCCCCTCCCCGCCATACACGTACGCACAGTGGGACGGAGAGTCTTGTAGTtgggttggcgggggggggggatagaTAACCCAGGGACTAGCCTGAGGCTGTGGTAGAATATGGAGTGTGGGACCCAGGTTGTCATCCTTATTTGTCCCTCTGTGGCCATATATTGAAAACCATTTTTCTGtccgtctcctcctcctccaattgCTGCTTGCACATGACTCTTCCCTTCTGTTCTCTCTTTACCTTCGTCTCTGCCCTGCTGATTTCTGCTACTCGATGCCAATCATTCTGCCCCGCTGTCCCCTCTCTTTTTGCATCTTGCATCTCTATCCCCAAACCCTTTGAGTCTCTGTCCCTCACTCTTTATCTCTGGTTCTGTCCCCCCACTTTCTCTGGGCCTCCATCCTCCTTTCTCTGGGCCTCCGTTCCCCTCTCTCTGGGTCCATGTTctcaccccaccacccctgcctgTTTCTGCTCCCCCATCCTTGGCGTCTCCATTCCATTCTCTCATCATGTCTGTCTCCATTCATCTCTGTGCTCCCTGTGGGCTGTCTTTGGACCCTCCCCTCTTGCTGCAGCCTCGTGTGACCCCGGAGGGCGAGTACATACCACTGGATCACCAGGATGTGGACGTGGGCTTTGACGGCGGCACTGATCGAATCTTCCTCGTGTCTCCCATCACCATCGTGCACGAGATTGACTCTGCCAGTCCTCTCTATGAACTAGGACGTGCTGAGCTGGCCCGGGCTGACTTTGAGCTGGTGGTCATTCTCGAGGGCATGGTTGAGGCCACGGCCATGACCACACAGTGTCGCTCCTCCTACCTCCCTGGTGAGCTGCTCTGGGGCCATCGTTTTGAGCCGGTCCTCTTCCAGCGCGGCTCCCAGTATGAGGTTGACTATCGCCACTTCCACCGCACTTACGAGGTCCCAGGGACACCAGTCTGCAGCGCCAAGGAGTTGGATGAACAGGCCGAACGGGCCTCCCACAGCCCCAAGTCTAGTTTCCCCGGCTCTCTGGCTGCATTTTGTTATGAGAATGAACTTGCGCTGAGCTGCtgccaggaggaagaggaggaagaggaggccaaGGAGGGGGACGGGGTGGAGGCAGAAGATGGGACTGCCAGCCCCCAAGTACTAACACCAACCCTCGCACTGACCCTGCCCCCGTGAGGCCAGCTGGTGTCTCCCTATTTGTACCCCCTTCCCAGAGATAGCAAGATGGAGAGTTCGGGCCCTCTCCTGGGATGGGGGCAGGTGTTTCCCAAGACCGACAAGCCTGCTGGGTAAATTATTAGCTGGTGAAGTTCTGCCATGTCCAGTGGACCCACCACAGACATACTGGATCTTAATCTCTCTGCAGTCCGTGCTCCTTCCTGAGACCCCTTTATCAGCCTGATGCCTGAGTCTCCCCAGAGCTTCAGGATCCAGAATTCCAGACCACCCAAGAGGCAAGGACTTATGCTTCTAGATTCTTCTATGTGGCTGGGTTGGGTTGTTGAGCAGGGTCAGGATTCGGTGGTATATATTTCCTCCAGGTACAGCAATGAGATTAAGAGTGTGTAGGTCTGGGTTGACCTAAGATTCAAGGGACTGTTGCTTCTTGCCTCAGCTAACCAAGtagcaaatcatttttttttttctagaccaTGTAAGGAGGGAAGGTTATGGAATGCCCTAAGAATTCAAGATGATCTTTATTAACCAATGACAAAGATTGTTGAAGGCAGGTCAAGAAAAGAACTTGTGGTTTCAGAAGGCCCAAGAATTAAGATTCTGTGAATCTGGATTGCCACAGAGGCAAGCACTGGTTGTTCTAGAACACGCTGATTAGAATGTTGAGCTACTGAGAAAGCTAAAGAATCATGTTTCTAGAATGCACAAACAGTGTCTGTGGGTCTGGAAGTGCGACAGTGACAGCTTGGGTGTTCTTGATATTAAATAACTCTAGGCCACTAGCCGTAGAACATCAAACCAAGGGGTTTGGGTCCATGGGTCCAGGGGATAATCAATGCTTCTTTATGACccacagtgtttttgtttttgtttttttttaagtgccattCTAGAATGTCCAAAGGAATCAGGATTCTGTGGCTCTAGATTGATTACAGAGTCAAGGAAGGAGAGGCGATGCTAAATGGTTGAGATTGGCCGGTCCCAGTTTGCCCAGTGGAGTTGAGAATCTCGATGATTCTTTGTGGTTCTGTAATGCCAAAAGGAATCAAGGCTCCAGGGATCCAGGGTTGTCCATTATTCAAACCTGGAAGGTCTAGGCAGCACCTAGAACTTGGCAGTTCTGGGAGGGGGACTTGGGACTTGATTGACAGCATTTCTGGGCTGACCAAGCAAGACCCTGTGGATAACAGGGCTGGTCGTCAGGCAAGGGAAAGAGAGGCCCAAGGCTGATGGGTCAACGATGCTCTGGAATCCTACACCTAGCAATGTGTGTCTATTTCTTAAAAGATGTTATACACacgtgtattatatatataatataaatacagatatctatctatattttccTGTGATTCGTACAAAAGGGTTAGAAACTGAGTATGAGCTAATTGAAATGGAGTCCCTTACGAGGACCCAGGAAGCTTTGCTCTAAATCCCAAGTCTGCAACAACTTGCTGCGTGGTTTTGGGCAAATCATTCCCCTCCTTCTTGCCTCAATCTCCCCATCTATAAAAATGGAGCACTCCAACTTGAAGTTCTCCAAGGACTCTTCCACCAGGATGATTCCTCACTTCATTGAAGGGGACAGCTGGGGGCAGGCGTGAGGGTCCTATACATTTCCCAGCTCTCCCTGGTGCTAGAAGGCATGGCCTTCCAGGGGTAACCAGGACAGGAGATGCTCCTGAAGGCGAGCTCTGAGCTTGGATGTGTGAACAATACGGCAGGCAAGGGGTAGTGTGGGCTGTAGCTAAGGGCCACAGTCTCCTCCCCCCAATCCAGGTtagggggcagggaaaggagaaggtagCTCTGAATGCCAGAAGAAAGTATGTGTTCCGGGGAGAATTGTGCCCCAGATTAAAACACTGGGACCCCTGGTGCTGTGTCTGAGTGTCCTTCTGCGGATGGTTCATCACACCTGTCCTCCAGCCCCCACCGTACTCCTATCTAAGTGCCCAGCAGGCTGGGAGCCAACTGCAGAAGGAGCCAGTGCCAGGGAGGAGGATACATTCCCACCCGTGTCCCAGGACTGCGGGTGGGCACTGTCATTGCCCATTAGCTTGCCTGAGGGCTGCAGCAGCCCAGGTCCCCGCATCTGGCTTCTCCACCTCCCTTTATCCTTCAAAATCCCCCCTTAATAACCGGATGGGATTAATTAGCTAGCTGTTCTCCCAGTGCAGGTGTCTGGGGTAGGGACGGGGGTACTGGAAACACAGACATGGAGAAGGATGTTAAATTGGGGGTGAAGGGACAGGAAAAGGGTTCTGTTTGGAAGGAAAGAGAGTGGGGCAAAGCTGGCACAGCCTAGCTTTCCACTGGGGAGGACAAGGCCTGGGCCACTCATAAAGGTCAGGGAGAGATTAAGAGGCTCCATGTCTAATCTGTCAGCTTAACCAGGTCCTGGCCCTGAATCTGTCCCCCACCTGCCTAGCCCAGGGACAGCAAATGAGGACAAGGCCCAGACACCACCTGAGACCCAGTTAGGGAACCCCCCAGGACAGGCATGCCCAGGTACGCTATCCTGGCCAGCTGCCTGCACCGGCTTTTTCTGCAAGGAATGGAAAtcagaggctgggggtggggagcggggaggggagagaagggcatCCTATGTGGGGGGACTCCGAGGGGAGGGAAGAGTTTAAGAAGAGGGGGTACCTGAAGTGAGGGGagtcacagaggaaggaaaggactTTGTGAGAAAGGAACCAGAGAGGTGGAAGGATGTTGAGTAAAGGGAGTTGTTATAGGGGGAGGATGCTAAATGAGGGGGGTAGtttgagggagaggggaggaccCTGAGAGGCAGAAGGCGCCAGGGAGGCGGAGCCTTCGCTATATTTGGCCTTCCCCTAATGTCCCATTCTCCATGACAGACACCCAATAGCGTAAAAAGAATAAGTCTTTTGTTTCACCACTCCCTGACTCTCAAGAGGCTGAAGTGGACGGGAAAGTCCTGAGAAGGGTTAAGGAAAGGATCTGGAGATCAGAGGGGCTACTAGTACCGGGAGGACAGAGGCCAAAAGACCGGCCAAAGCCGCTCCCAGTTGCCTGGCAACCGCTGCGGTCAAAAGCCTGCTTGGCCAGCCGGGGAGGTGTCGCTCTCGGAAACAGCCAACAGTTGTGGCGCCGCCCCCTGGCAACGAGACTAACAAAGTACCGCTGCCCAGCAACCTATTTACTAGAGGCGGGGCTGGACTGGACTAGCAGCCTCCCAGTATCTGGCGCAGGCGCAATCCTCTCTGCTCGCGCATAGTCCCACCTCCATGCAACTCCTTTCCGAGCCTTCTCATTGGCGGGCACACCAGCCAAATGCCTTCTATTGTTTCGGAGGCGGGGCCCGGCTCCCTAGTCGCACTCCGATTGGCCGCACAGACAGTCTACCTCCAGCCGGACAGGGCTACGACTGCTCCTTGTGTGCCTATTGGCCCTGGAGGACGATACTTCGGGGTCGGGGGCGGAGCAGACGAGAGGGCCCTCCGTGGATTGGACGGTGTCAAAACGAGGGGCGGTCCCTATTGGCGGGGCGGTTGGGAGGCGAAGGGAGAGTCTTTTCAGCGCTGAGGACTGGCGCTGAGGAGGCGGCGGTGGCTCCCGGGGCGTTTGAGCGGGCTCATCCGAGCCCGCGGGCCAACGCGGATCCAGGCCCGACCGGCGGGACCGCCCCGGACTCCCCGCGGGCCTTCCTAGCCGCCATGGAGGACGGTGTCTATGGTAGGtcagggaggggcggggccggctGGGAGGGGATGGAGCGTTTCGACCCGAACATTCCGCCGCGAACATCCCTCCCGGCGCGCGGCGCGCGGAGCCCTTCGGCCCCGTCGTCACCTAGCTTTTCTGGGGCTCGGGACGGGCTTCCGGCGGGGCCCGAGAGCAGGGCGTTCCAGGCCATTGTTTGGGCCGAGCCTGTTTCCGGTggcggcgggagggggcgggATGGAGCGGCGGAGGCGAGGCCGGGGCGGAACCATTCCCGCTGGAAGGGCTGGGCGAGCCCAGTGCCTGCTGGGAGCTGCGAGGGGGGcttctggggcgcttgggtggggAGGAATCTTGGGGGCCGCAGCGATCCCGCTAAGGCGTGGGTGGGGGCCTTCgatgccccgccccctgccccaacTCTTTCAAGCTGTCAACAGCTTTGCCAGCCGTAGTTACTTTTCGTGGACCCAGGAGTCCGGACACCCAAGCTCCCAGTTACCTCGCCAGGAATGGAGGCCGAAAACCAAGGCCCCAGTCCCTTTCCAAGTAATGGACCCAGCAGCTCGGGCGCCCAGCCCCCTTGTCCCTCAGACTTAGGAGTCCAGACCcctagccccccccccaccccagaacttATAGTCTGGACCCGCAGCCCTTCCTACCCTGGGCTGAGGAATCTagacccaccccacccctcagccTCTTCTTCCAGCAGACAGTGGGGGCCCCCACTCCAACCTAGTCCTGCCAGCCCCAGCCCTGTCCTCCCCCAGATTGCAAGAATCCTGGCTCCCAGTCCCCAAAGCTGACCTCCAACCCCTGACCCTCCCCTCAGAGCCCCCAGACCTGACTCCGGAGGAGCGGATGGAGCTGGAGAACATCCGGCGGCGGAAGCAGGAGCTGCTGGTGGAGATCCAGCGTCTGCGGGAGGAGCTCAGTGAAGCCATGAGCGAGGTGGAGGGTCTGGAGGCCAATGAGGGCAGgtgagggctggggtggggaactTGGGGGCCATGGGGCCAGGCCAGGGCTTCCCCAGCATTgagcctccctcccctgctctctcctgcAGTAAGACTTTGCAGCGGAACCGGAAGATGGCGATGGGCAGGAAGAAGTTCAACATGGATCCCAAGAAGGTGCTTGGGCCACAGGGCTGGGATCTGTCAGGCAGACATCCAGGCACGGGGCTCTGGCAACTTTAGGTTCCAGAAGCATGCTTAAGTTGGACGGATGGTGTCCTAATCCCCGGATTCAGATACTGGCTGTCCATTTGGTCTCTGACCACTCACCAGTGTTCCAGCCTCCTGACCTTTGCCCATGTGGTCTGTGTCCTCTGCCGGGGAGGCTCTCTTCCTATTTCTGGACCCTCTTATGGGGCCACCTAGAGTCTCAGGAGGAGCTCCAGTCTGAGAGGGAACACGAACGGTGACATGCACAAGGGAGGGTTGACTAGGGCCACTTCAGAGAGCAGCCAGGCTGTAGACCCTCCCAGGGGAGCCTCAGAAAGTGAGGGAGGGCTTCCTTGAGGGAGAGGACAGTCAGGTCCAGTTTGAAGGTCGAGTCTGTGTTCACCAGGTGGAGAACGATGTTTGTTCATCCAGTCATTCCCTCTCTCTGACGCCGTCTCAGGCTTGCCCCTGTGCTGGGCAGCGCTGGAGCCCCAGAGTGGGCTTGACCTTTCCTTGGCCTCAGCGAGCCCCTAGACGTGGATACCGCACTCCAGAGTCGAGGTAGCTTTTGTGGCACAAACTGGGCCCCAAAAGGCCCTATCCGGCCTGTGGCTTGGCCTTTCCTTGGCCTCAGCGAGCTCCTAGACGTGGATACCACACTCCAGAGTCGAGGTAGCTTTTGTGGCACAAACTGGGCCCCAGAAGGTCCTATCCGACCTGTGGCTTGGCCCTCGCAGGCCTTGACAAGCGGCTGTAGTTTGTCAGACATTCAACAAACTCACTGGGCTCCCGTTCCTTGCCAGACCCTGCTCTTGGTGCAGGactaggcaggcagaggcagagggcacagCTAAGTGCAAAGGCTCAGACACGGGAGGGGTGGTGTTTAAGTACCTGGGTGAAGCCTGAAGACAAAACCTGGCCGAGTTCTGTTGAGAGCGGGGGTGGGTGTGGATGCTGAGGTCCCTGGGGAGGCGGCGGTGGGGGGAGATTTCTGGCTGTCGGGGCTGAGACCCGGCCCCCACCCACCAGGGGATCCAGTTCTTGGTGGAGAATGAACTTCTGCAGAACACACCCGAGGAGATCGCCCGCTTCCTGTACAAGGGCGAGGGCCTGAACAAGACAGCCATCGGGGACTACCTGGGGGAGAGGTGAGACCCCGCCCAGTTCCCATAGTCCCCTGTGCCCCGCTCCTGCCCTTCCTGCCCACTTCCTCTTCCAAGGAGAGGCCCGGATGGATCAGCCCTCTGACTGGATTGTGACAGAACGGACCTCTGAAGGGATCGGTGGAAGCCTGGGACCGTCTGGGGGAACCTGGGGCTGCCTGTGACCATCTGGGGGGCATGGGAATCTCCTGCGGACCCCTGGAAAGTTGAGACCCATCCGTTTAGGTCTGGGACAGCGGAGAACAGCTGTGCGTGTTGTGGGGTGGTGAGAATCCTGTAGACAGCTTCTAAATGTGGTAACCACATGGACAGCTAGGGAGTATGGGGGTCCTCGGGGGCACGGGCACCCATGGACGTCTGGGGCATGAGGATTGTCTGTGGACTTCAGGGGTGATCTGAACATCTGAGGTGCGTGGGACCAGCGGGATGTCTGAGCAGCTTAGGGATTGTGTGGACATCTGGAATGTGTGGAACCTTCTGGACATCTGGCTTGTATTAGGGCTCGCTGGTTGTCTGGGGATCATGGGGAGTGTATGGACACCTGGAGATGTCTGGGGGACCTTCTGTGGATACCTGGGGTGCGTGGGGA encodes:
- the KCNJ14 gene encoding ATP-sensitive inward rectifier potassium channel 14, which translates into the protein MGLARALRRLSGAREPREGRAGDEEEEAGPGLCRNGWAPSPAGRRRGRFVKKDGHCNVRFVNLGGQGARYLSDLFTTCVDVRWRWMCLLFSCSFLASWLLFGLAFWLIASLHGDLAAPPPAAPCFSQVASFLAAFLFALETQTSIGYGVRSVTEECPAAVAAVVLQCIAGCVLDAFVVGAVMAKMAKPKKRNETLVFSENAVVALRDRRLCLMWRVGNLRRSHLVEAHVRAQLLQPRVTPEGEYIPLDHQDVDVGFDGGTDRIFLVSPITIVHEIDSASPLYELGRAELARADFELVVILEGMVEATAMTTQCRSSYLPGELLWGHRFEPVLFQRGSQYEVDYRHFHRTYEVPGTPVCSAKELDEQAERASHSPKSSFPGSLAAFCYENELALSCCQEEEEEEEAKEGDGVEAEDGTASPQVLTPTLALTLPP